In Clostridium swellfunianum, a genomic segment contains:
- a CDS encoding 2'-5' RNA ligase family protein, producing MRYVIVCLIKGEALTFHEKLVSEICTKFKVKRQRLPAHFTIKAPFEHEDISQLERLTEEFCSSAQITNINLNGFGHFREDVAFIDVKTSSQAVKVHDDYIDALKTISWLEWKRNEGKGRVFHCTLVSKIPKGKFKDIWNYISTFNCHFETTFDNISILRWDKDRWVTHNEYMLNSESKNTEKL from the coding sequence ATGAGATATGTAATAGTTTGCCTTATAAAAGGAGAAGCTTTAACTTTCCACGAAAAACTTGTAAGTGAAATTTGCACTAAATTTAAGGTTAAAAGACAAAGACTTCCGGCACATTTTACTATTAAAGCACCCTTCGAGCATGAAGATATAAGTCAGCTCGAAAGGCTTACGGAAGAATTCTGCAGTTCAGCACAAATTACTAATATTAATCTGAATGGTTTTGGACACTTTAGAGAAGACGTAGCCTTTATAGATGTAAAGACCTCTAGCCAGGCAGTTAAAGTTCACGACGACTACATAGATGCTCTTAAGACTATTTCATGGCTTGAATGGAAAAGAAACGAAGGAAAAGGAAGAGTATTTCACTGCACTCTTGTTTCAAAGATTCCTAAAGGAAAGTTCAAGGATATTTGGAACTATATATCAACCTTTAATTGCCATTTCGAAACGACCTTTGATAATATTTCAATACTTAGATGGGATAAGGATAGATGGGTTACTCACAATGAATATATGCTAAATTCTGAAAGTAAAAATACTGAGAAACTATAG
- a CDS encoding 5-fold beta-flower protein — protein sequence MRRAYNNYWSPLGYIDGDTIYSNDGNVLGFYADNNIYNPYGYRLGYYDGNRLYNHYGEYNGYLNNNVVYNSYNSPVGFLDNSLDFLLALALLFFFL from the coding sequence ATGAGAAGAGCTTACAATAATTACTGGAGTCCGCTTGGTTATATCGACGGCGATACAATATATTCAAATGATGGTAACGTGCTTGGTTTCTACGCTGATAATAATATATATAATCCCTATGGCTACCGTCTAGGTTATTATGATGGTAATAGATTGTATAATCACTATGGGGAATACAATGGTTACTTAAATAATAATGTTGTTTATAATTCCTACAATAGTCCAGTAGGCTTTTTAGACAATTCCCTAGATTTCCTTCTTGCATTAGCTTTATTGTTTTTCTTCCTATAA
- a CDS encoding SPFH domain-containing protein, protein MQYVLLSFVIALILLILVFSSIKIVNTGSLYVVERLGQFHRVLEPGWHFVIPFVDFVRKKVSTKQQILDIEPQNVITKDNVKINIDNVIFYKVMNAKDAVYNIESYKSGIVYSTITNMRNIVGNMSLDEVLSGRDVINSELLKVVDEITDAYGIKILSVEIKNIIPPAEIQQAMEKQMKAERDKRAVILQAEGQKQSDIARAEGEKQAKILTAEAEKEANIRRAEGLKESQLLEAEGKAKAIEAIAEAQARAIAQVNKAIIESGTNETVIALKQVEALQEMAKNPANKLIIPNEAISTFGNIAAISELLKK, encoded by the coding sequence ATGCAATATGTTTTATTAAGCTTTGTAATAGCGCTTATTTTATTAATTCTTGTATTCTCATCAATTAAAATTGTTAATACTGGTTCTTTGTACGTAGTTGAAAGACTAGGACAATTTCATAGAGTTTTAGAACCAGGCTGGCACTTTGTTATACCTTTTGTAGATTTTGTTAGAAAAAAGGTTTCTACAAAACAGCAAATTCTTGATATAGAACCTCAGAATGTTATCACCAAAGATAACGTAAAGATAAATATAGACAATGTTATATTCTACAAGGTTATGAATGCTAAGGACGCAGTTTATAATATAGAAAGCTACAAATCAGGTATTGTTTACTCAACTATAACTAATATGAGAAATATTGTTGGTAATATGTCTCTTGATGAAGTATTGTCGGGTAGAGATGTTATTAACTCCGAGTTATTAAAAGTTGTTGATGAAATAACAGATGCTTATGGTATTAAAATACTTTCAGTTGAGATAAAAAATATAATTCCTCCAGCTGAAATTCAGCAGGCTATGGAAAAACAGATGAAGGCAGAAAGAGACAAGAGAGCAGTTATACTTCAAGCAGAAGGGCAAAAGCAAAGTGATATTGCAAGAGCAGAAGGTGAAAAGCAAGCTAAGATACTTACAGCAGAAGCAGAAAAGGAAGCTAATATTAGACGTGCTGAAGGTTTAAAAGAGTCACAGCTTTTAGAGGCTGAAGGTAAAGCTAAAGCTATTGAGGCTATAGCAGAAGCTCAGGCAAGAGCTATTGCCCAAGTTAACAAGGCTATAATAGAATCAGGTACTAACGAGACAGTCATAGCTTTAAAACAGGTTGAAGCTCTTCAGGAAATGGCTAAGAACCCAGCTAATAAACTCATAATTCCAAATGAAGCTATCTCTACTTTTGGAAATATAGCTGCAATAAGCGAGCTTCTTAAAAAGTAG
- a CDS encoding NAD(+) synthase: protein MNFIRVAAASPVTNVADVNFNLKNIKECIDKAVHENSKLIVFPELAVTSYTCGDLFLQQSLYIKALEAVHELCKFSFTKDILIAVGAPLVYKDSMYNCAYIIFKGKILGIVPKSFIPNYSEFYEKRWFTPGLNIIDKTVNLNFQKCIPFGTNLIFSCGRFRFGFEICEDLWVTIPPSSYLSLSGANIIGNLSASNEIVSKADYRRSLVEAQSARCMSSYIYASSGVLESSTDLVFSGHLLIGENGMLLKQNERFKRENEVITALIDIDKLSNERIKNVSFSDSRKIVPYEAQEIYFEFSSNKIENFDRFVHKHPFVPADESLREKRCKEIFTIQASALAKRLSHTGLKKAVIGISGGLDSTLALLVILKTFDILDLPRENIVTITMPGFGTTDRTYTNAVNLCKNLGTDLREINIVDACLQHFKDIGHDASLHDVTYENVQARERTQILMDLANKEGGILVGTGDLSELALGWATYNGDHMSMYSVNCSIPKTLVRYLVRYAATKEVDEEISAILLDILDTPVSPELLPKDKNGEISQKTEDIVGPYELHDFFLYYFIRQGASPEKILFLAKHAFKEDYDSETIEKWFDKFTRRFFTQQFKRSALPDGPKVGTVSLSPRGDWRMPSDASYNSFI, encoded by the coding sequence ATGAATTTTATTAGAGTTGCAGCAGCTTCTCCCGTAACAAACGTGGCTGATGTAAATTTTAATTTAAAGAATATAAAAGAATGCATAGACAAAGCTGTACATGAAAACTCAAAGCTCATAGTTTTTCCCGAGCTTGCAGTAACTTCTTATACCTGCGGAGATTTATTTTTGCAGCAGAGTCTTTATATCAAAGCTCTAGAAGCAGTTCATGAACTTTGTAAATTCTCCTTTACAAAGGATATATTAATTGCAGTAGGTGCTCCACTTGTATATAAGGACAGCATGTATAACTGCGCTTACATAATATTTAAAGGAAAGATTCTCGGTATAGTTCCAAAGAGCTTTATCCCTAATTATAGTGAATTCTACGAAAAAAGATGGTTTACTCCAGGGCTTAATATAATTGATAAAACAGTTAACCTTAATTTTCAAAAGTGTATTCCCTTTGGAACAAATTTGATATTCAGCTGCGGTCGTTTCAGATTTGGCTTTGAAATCTGCGAGGATCTTTGGGTTACTATTCCTCCAAGCTCCTACTTAAGCTTAAGCGGCGCAAATATAATAGGAAACCTTTCCGCTTCCAACGAGATAGTAAGCAAGGCAGATTACAGAAGAAGTCTGGTTGAAGCTCAAAGTGCTCGCTGTATGAGTTCGTATATATATGCTTCATCTGGAGTTTTAGAATCCAGTACAGATTTAGTATTCAGCGGACATCTTTTAATAGGTGAGAATGGGATGCTTTTAAAGCAAAATGAACGCTTTAAAAGAGAAAATGAAGTTATAACTGCCTTAATTGATATAGATAAACTATCTAACGAAAGGATAAAAAATGTAAGCTTCAGCGATAGCAGAAAAATAGTTCCATATGAAGCACAAGAAATATATTTTGAATTTAGCTCCAATAAAATAGAAAACTTTGATAGATTTGTACATAAGCACCCCTTTGTACCGGCTGATGAAAGCCTTAGAGAAAAGCGCTGTAAAGAGATATTTACAATTCAGGCTTCTGCTCTTGCAAAGAGACTTTCACATACAGGTCTTAAAAAAGCTGTTATTGGGATTTCAGGTGGATTGGATTCAACTTTAGCTCTTTTAGTAATTCTTAAAACCTTTGATATATTAGACTTACCTAGAGAAAACATAGTTACAATAACTATGCCTGGCTTTGGAACCACAGACAGGACTTATACAAATGCAGTTAACCTCTGTAAGAACCTAGGTACCGATTTAAGAGAAATAAATATTGTAGATGCCTGCCTTCAACACTTTAAGGATATAGGACATGATGCTTCCTTACATGATGTAACTTATGAAAATGTTCAAGCAAGAGAAAGAACACAGATACTTATGGACTTGGCTAACAAGGAAGGTGGAATATTGGTAGGTACAGGTGACTTATCAGAATTGGCTCTTGGATGGGCAACCTACAATGGAGACCACATGTCCATGTATTCTGTAAACTGCTCAATACCAAAGACTTTAGTAAGATATCTTGTAAGATATGCTGCTACTAAAGAAGTGGATGAAGAAATCTCAGCAATACTATTAGACATTTTGGATACTCCAGTAAGCCCGGAGCTTTTGCCTAAAGACAAAAATGGAGAAATATCACAAAAGACTGAGGATATAGTTGGCCCTTACGAGCTTCATGACTTTTTCCTATACTACTTTATAAGGCAGGGAGCTTCACCAGAGAAGATATTATTCTTGGCTAAGCACGCTTTTAAAGAGGATTACGACAGTGAAACTATAGAAAAGTGGTTTGATAAGTTTACCAGAAGATTCTTTACTCAACAGTTTAAGCGTTCTGCCCTTCCGGATGGTCCAAAGGTTGGAACTGTAAGCTTATCCCCTCGTGGTGATTGGAGAATGCCATCGGATGCTAGTTATAATTCGTTTATATAA
- a CDS encoding sugar phosphate nucleotidyltransferase, translated as MKAVIMAGGEGTRLRPLTCNTPKPMMPILEKPVMQYTIELLKKYGITDIAVTLQYLPDEVIKYFGDGKDFDVNIRYFIEEFPLGTAGSVKNGENFLDDTFIVISGDALTDIDLSRAIEFHRDKKSIATLVLKEVAVPLEYGVVVTDKEGRVTGFLEKPSWGEVFSDKANTGIYILEPEIFSYYEKDQKFDFSNDLFPILLENHRPVYGFVEDGYWCDIGNIEQYMKCNFDILKGIVKVNIKGDKYRDGIWIGDNCEISSVASIEAPVYIGSGCKIYSETEIGPYSIFGKSNIISTGTKVKRSILLNNCYVGSNTQIKGAVVCNNVQLESKVSAFEYCAIGDETLVCERAIIKPGVRIWPNKEIESSTVVKENIIWGGKFSRSLFGKRGISGIVNVDITPEFVSKLGSAYGSLLKHEAKVAISCSDNGAAQMFKYSLATGLLSMGVEVYDLKKMVTPMTRYATLFFGVQGAIHVSISEDNPQKVNILFMDANGCDIEKTVERKIENSFVREDFRRVKTDDFRRMIHMSDYMEYYVRQIINGVGVHNIRSQRYKIVLSVRNSMLLSIMQSMFAELRINVKLYAEYNNILGLSKEVVESGASLGVNISEEGDFAVVVDEKGNIIKDSLIEALNALVLLKSTKLKTLVVPVTASSVMEYIAEQCGAKFVRAKTSQKNILESYIKNENKLSRREVVFSYLMSLDAISMCVYGLNLMASWNLPLSSLASQIPKYFNRRKDITCPWNMKGKVMRSIIEESNSNSLDLIEGVRLTFESGWVLILPDTEEPLCRLFVEAKDIEKAEELTENFVNIIEGITELEQKELKN; from the coding sequence ATGAAAGCGGTAATTATGGCAGGTGGTGAGGGTACAAGGCTTAGGCCGCTAACTTGCAATACACCAAAGCCAATGATGCCTATTCTAGAAAAGCCAGTCATGCAGTATACCATAGAGCTTTTAAAAAAATATGGTATAACAGACATAGCGGTAACTCTGCAATATTTGCCAGATGAGGTTATAAAGTACTTTGGGGATGGGAAAGATTTTGACGTAAACATTAGATATTTTATTGAGGAGTTCCCTCTAGGTACGGCAGGAAGCGTTAAGAATGGTGAGAATTTTTTAGACGATACTTTTATCGTAATAAGCGGAGATGCCTTAACGGATATTGATTTATCAAGGGCCATCGAGTTTCATAGAGATAAGAAATCAATTGCTACTTTGGTTTTAAAGGAGGTTGCAGTTCCGCTAGAGTATGGGGTTGTAGTAACAGATAAGGAAGGAAGGGTAACAGGGTTCTTGGAAAAACCAAGCTGGGGGGAAGTGTTTAGTGATAAGGCGAACACTGGAATATATATTTTAGAGCCCGAAATCTTTTCTTATTATGAAAAAGACCAGAAGTTCGACTTTAGCAATGACTTATTCCCTATATTACTCGAAAACCATAGGCCAGTCTATGGTTTTGTGGAGGATGGGTATTGGTGTGATATAGGAAATATTGAGCAATATATGAAATGTAACTTTGATATACTAAAGGGAATAGTAAAAGTGAATATAAAAGGGGATAAGTATAGGGATGGAATTTGGATTGGGGATAACTGTGAGATATCTTCTGTAGCTTCCATAGAAGCACCTGTTTATATAGGCAGTGGCTGTAAAATATATTCTGAAACTGAAATTGGACCTTACAGTATTTTTGGAAAGTCAAATATAATATCTACAGGAACTAAGGTTAAAAGAAGCATACTTCTAAACAATTGCTACGTGGGAAGCAATACGCAAATAAAAGGTGCAGTAGTGTGCAATAATGTTCAGCTTGAATCTAAGGTTTCAGCATTTGAATACTGTGCTATTGGTGATGAAACTCTAGTATGTGAAAGAGCAATTATAAAACCTGGAGTTAGGATATGGCCAAATAAAGAAATTGAGTCAAGCACTGTAGTTAAAGAAAATATAATCTGGGGGGGCAAGTTTTCCAGATCCTTGTTCGGAAAGCGCGGAATAAGTGGAATTGTTAACGTGGACATTACACCTGAATTTGTATCGAAGTTAGGTTCGGCCTATGGGTCACTTTTAAAGCATGAGGCAAAGGTAGCTATAAGCTGCAGTGATAATGGGGCTGCTCAGATGTTTAAATACTCTTTAGCTACAGGCCTGTTGTCAATGGGAGTTGAGGTTTATGATCTTAAAAAGATGGTAACACCGATGACTAGGTATGCAACTTTGTTTTTTGGAGTTCAAGGCGCTATTCACGTTTCAATTAGTGAAGATAATCCTCAAAAGGTTAATATTCTTTTCATGGATGCAAATGGTTGTGATATTGAGAAGACTGTGGAAAGAAAAATAGAGAATTCCTTTGTGAGGGAGGATTTTAGAAGGGTTAAAACTGACGATTTTAGAAGAATGATTCATATGTCAGATTACATGGAGTATTATGTAAGGCAGATAATTAATGGAGTGGGTGTTCACAATATAAGAAGCCAAAGATATAAGATTGTACTTAGTGTAAGAAATTCTATGCTGCTTTCAATAATGCAAAGCATGTTCGCTGAGCTTAGAATAAATGTAAAGCTCTATGCCGAATATAACAATATTTTAGGCTTAAGTAAAGAAGTTGTCGAAAGTGGCGCAAGCCTTGGTGTAAATATCTCCGAAGAAGGGGATTTTGCAGTAGTTGTGGATGAGAAAGGAAATATAATAAAGGATAGCTTAATTGAAGCGTTAAATGCCCTTGTGCTTTTAAAGTCAACAAAGCTTAAAACCTTGGTGGTTCCTGTAACTGCATCTTCAGTTATGGAATATATAGCAGAGCAGTGTGGGGCGAAGTTTGTAAGAGCAAAGACGTCGCAGAAGAATATATTGGAAAGCTATATTAAAAATGAAAATAAATTAAGCAGACGAGAGGTTGTATTTTCATATTTAATGAGTTTGGATGCTATAAGTATGTGCGTATATGGTTTAAATTTAATGGCTTCATGGAATCTTCCTCTATCTAGTCTAGCTTCACAAATTCCAAAATACTTCAATAGGAGAAAAGATATAACTTGTCCTTGGAATATGAAAGGGAAAGTTATGAGAAGCATAATTGAAGAAAGCAACTCCAACTCTTTAGATTTAATAGAGGGTGTGAGGCTTACCTTTGAAAGCGGATGGGTGCTTATACTGCCAGATACTGAAGAACCTTTATGCAGGCTTTTTGTTGAGGCTAAAGATATTGAGAAGGCAGAAGAACTAACTGAGAATTTTGTTAACATAATTGAGGGGATAACTGAATTAGAACAAAAAGAACTGAAGAATTAA
- the ygeW gene encoding knotted carbamoyltransferase YgeW → MEKTKKLVEELRKLNFSKMYNEDFLLTWEKTEDELSAVFKVADILRDLRENNISTKLFDSGLAVSLFRDNSTRTRFSFSSAANLLGLEVQDLDEGKSQIAHGETVRETANMISFMADVIGIRDDMYIGKGNTYMREVSKAVKEGHKAGVLEQRPTLVNLQCDIDHPTQTMADMLHIINHFGGVDNLKGKKIAMTWAYSPSYGKPLSVPQGIIGLMTRFGMEVVLAHPKGYEVMPEVEEIAIENAAKTGGSFTKTNSMEEAFADADMVYPKSWASFSAMQKRTELYGNGDFDGIKALERDLLAQNANYKDWECTEELMSSTKGGKALYLHCLPADISGVSCIDGEVESSVFDCYRDPLYKQASYKPYIIASMILLGKVKDPVALFERLLEDKPERFIG, encoded by the coding sequence ATGGAAAAAACAAAAAAGCTAGTGGAAGAATTAAGAAAATTGAATTTTTCCAAAATGTACAATGAAGATTTTCTTCTTACTTGGGAAAAAACTGAGGATGAACTTTCTGCAGTATTTAAGGTGGCTGATATATTAAGAGACCTTAGAGAAAACAATATTTCTACAAAGCTATTCGACAGCGGCCTAGCTGTTTCCCTATTCCGTGATAATTCCACTAGAACACGATTCAGCTTCAGCAGTGCAGCAAATTTATTAGGTCTTGAGGTTCAAGACTTAGACGAAGGAAAATCTCAAATTGCTCACGGTGAGACTGTGAGAGAAACAGCAAACATGATCTCCTTTATGGCAGACGTTATCGGCATTCGTGACGACATGTATATCGGCAAGGGAAATACATATATGAGAGAAGTAAGCAAAGCCGTAAAAGAAGGACATAAAGCAGGAGTTTTAGAACAAAGACCAACCCTGGTTAACCTTCAATGTGATATTGATCACCCAACTCAGACAATGGCAGACATGCTTCATATTATTAATCACTTTGGCGGGGTAGATAATTTAAAAGGCAAAAAAATTGCTATGACTTGGGCTTATTCCCCTAGCTATGGAAAGCCTTTATCAGTGCCTCAAGGTATAATTGGTTTAATGACACGTTTTGGCATGGAGGTTGTTCTTGCTCATCCAAAGGGCTACGAGGTAATGCCAGAAGTGGAAGAAATAGCAATTGAAAATGCAGCTAAAACTGGCGGCAGCTTTACAAAAACAAATTCTATGGAAGAAGCTTTTGCTGATGCAGATATGGTTTATCCTAAAAGCTGGGCATCATTCTCAGCTATGCAAAAAAGAACAGAGCTTTACGGAAATGGGGATTTTGATGGCATTAAAGCTCTTGAAAGAGATTTGTTAGCTCAAAACGCTAATTATAAAGATTGGGAATGCACCGAGGAGCTGATGTCATCTACAAAGGGAGGAAAAGCACTTTATTTACACTGCCTTCCTGCGGATATTTCCGGGGTTAGCTGCATAGATGGAGAGGTTGAATCTTCTGTGTTTGATTGTTATAGAGATCCATTGTACAAACAAGCAAGCTATAAGCCATATATAATTGCTTCAATGATACTGCTTGGCAAAGTTAAAGATCCTGTTGCTTTGTTTGAGAGACTATTGGAGGATAAACCCGAAAGATTTATAGGTTAG
- a CDS encoding glycosyltransferase family 4 protein, which produces MKVLMLSWEYPPKNIGGLSNHVYYLSKNLGRLGHEVHVITCEEENIPLEEEGAGVFVHRVIPYSLDSSDFTKWVMHLNFAMIEAGIKLINANGKFDIIHGHDWLSAYAAKVLKGSYNIPMVCTIHATEHGRNNGIRTEMQSYISSVEWMMTYEAWKVIACSQYMKEEIHSVFNTPLDKLYIVPNGVSVEAFEGCFNIAEFRRNFARDEEKIIFYVGRHVYEKGIQLLIEAAPDILSACSEVKFVIAGKGAMSEELKQKARAMGLENKILFLGYLEDDEKAKLYKASDVAVFPSLYEPFGIVALEAMAAGCPVAVSDVGGLKEIVEHKVSGMKLIPGSKDSIKDNVIELLDNDLLRKAVSENAYGEVLKKYTWDKIAADTIALYEKVREEAKGTEWEVTEIKVKKKAASRKKKSEDTAIEESAADKETRPKRTRKKAANI; this is translated from the coding sequence ATGAAAGTATTAATGTTGTCCTGGGAGTATCCACCTAAAAATATTGGGGGACTATCCAATCATGTTTATTACTTATCTAAAAACTTAGGTAGGCTTGGGCACGAAGTACATGTTATAACCTGTGAAGAAGAAAATATTCCTCTAGAAGAAGAGGGAGCAGGGGTATTTGTACATAGAGTTATTCCTTATAGCCTTGACAGTTCTGATTTTACCAAATGGGTAATGCATCTTAACTTTGCAATGATAGAAGCAGGTATAAAACTAATTAATGCTAATGGGAAATTTGATATTATACATGGGCATGATTGGCTTTCAGCTTATGCTGCAAAAGTATTAAAAGGTTCTTATAATATACCAATGGTTTGCACAATTCATGCTACAGAGCATGGAAGGAACAACGGAATAAGAACTGAAATGCAAAGTTATATATCATCAGTTGAGTGGATGATGACTTATGAGGCTTGGAAGGTTATAGCATGCAGCCAATATATGAAGGAAGAGATACACAGTGTTTTTAACACTCCATTAGACAAGCTTTATATTGTGCCAAATGGAGTAAGTGTGGAGGCATTTGAAGGCTGCTTTAACATAGCAGAATTTAGAAGAAACTTTGCACGAGATGAAGAGAAAATTATCTTCTACGTGGGAAGACATGTTTATGAAAAAGGTATTCAGCTTTTAATAGAAGCTGCTCCGGATATATTAAGTGCCTGCAGCGAAGTTAAATTTGTTATAGCGGGCAAGGGGGCTATGTCAGAGGAACTTAAGCAGAAGGCAAGAGCTATGGGGCTTGAGAATAAGATACTATTTCTAGGCTATCTTGAAGATGATGAAAAGGCCAAGCTATATAAAGCATCAGATGTTGCAGTATTCCCATCCTTGTATGAGCCTTTTGGAATTGTAGCACTTGAAGCTATGGCAGCAGGATGCCCAGTTGCTGTTTCTGATGTAGGGGGGCTAAAGGAAATTGTTGAGCACAAGGTTAGCGGAATGAAGCTTATACCTGGTTCAAAAGATAGTATTAAAGATAATGTGATTGAACTTTTAGATAATGATCTTCTTAGAAAAGCTGTAAGTGAAAATGCATATGGTGAAGTCCTTAAAAAGTATACTTGGGATAAGATCGCAGCTGACACTATAGCTTTATATGAAAAAGTAAGAGAAGAAGCCAAGGGTACCGAATGGGAAGTTACAGAGATTAAAGTAAAGAAAAAAGCAGCTTCAAGAAAGAAAAAGTCTGAGGATACAGCTATAGAAGAAAGTGCTGCAGATAAAGAAACTAGGCCAAAGAGAACAAGAAAGAAAGCAGCAAACATTTAA
- a CDS encoding undecaprenyl diphosphate synthase family protein produces MRIPNHIGIIPDGNRRWSIAKGLTKEKGYDKGLDPGVQLFRLCQKLGVKELTYYGFTTDNTKRPSIQTRAFTEACVKAVSLLAQEDASLLVVGNTESQMFPKELIPFTERRNFGNGGMRVNFLVNYGWDWDLSSLSVSSKSIKNNLKGGILGYLNSYDISRVDLIIRWGGMRRLSGFLPVQSIYSDFYVVDDYWPDFKSEHLYTALEWYGKQDVTLGG; encoded by the coding sequence ATGAGAATTCCAAATCATATTGGAATTATACCTGATGGTAATAGAAGGTGGTCTATAGCTAAAGGGTTAACAAAGGAAAAGGGGTATGATAAAGGCCTTGATCCTGGTGTACAGCTATTCAGGCTATGCCAGAAGCTCGGAGTTAAAGAATTAACCTACTATGGGTTTACAACGGACAATACAAAAAGACCCTCGATTCAAACAAGAGCCTTTACGGAAGCTTGTGTTAAAGCAGTAAGCCTTCTTGCACAAGAAGATGCTTCTCTTTTAGTAGTTGGAAATACTGAATCTCAAATGTTCCCTAAAGAACTTATACCTTTTACCGAAAGAAGAAATTTTGGAAATGGAGGTATGAGGGTAAATTTTCTGGTAAACTACGGATGGGATTGGGATTTAAGCAGTCTTAGCGTTTCAAGTAAAAGCATTAAAAACAACTTAAAAGGCGGTATACTTGGTTATCTGAATTCCTACGATATATCTCGTGTTGATTTGATAATACGCTGGGGGGGCATGAGAAGGTTAAGCGGTTTTCTTCCTGTTCAGTCCATCTACTCAGATTTTTATGTTGTAGATGACTATTGGCCTGATTTTAAGTCAGAACATTTATACACTGCTTTAGAATGGTACGGAAAACAAGATGTTACCCTTGGAGGATAA
- a CDS encoding NfeD family protein — MEPLILWIIISVAALVIDIATSAFLFVWFTVGGIAAIIAQIVGANMATQTITFIAVSAVSMALGYPLVKRTLKNTVKKTSTMEESYIGRELIVDEDVIETAKVKIDGIYWTIKNIGEPIKKADKVRITGLDGNKLVVMKESFEKIEEEK; from the coding sequence GTGGAACCATTAATTCTTTGGATAATAATATCCGTGGCAGCCTTGGTGATTGACATAGCAACCAGTGCTTTTTTATTTGTTTGGTTTACGGTAGGGGGTATAGCAGCTATAATAGCACAAATAGTTGGAGCTAACATGGCTACTCAAACTATAACCTTTATAGCCGTAAGTGCAGTATCTATGGCGCTAGGTTATCCACTAGTGAAAAGAACACTAAAAAATACAGTTAAGAAAACTTCTACTATGGAAGAAAGTTACATTGGAAGAGAGCTAATTGTAGACGAAGATGTAATTGAAACAGCAAAAGTTAAGATTGACGGTATATACTGGACAATAAAAAATATAGGGGAACCGATTAAAAAGGCAGATAAAGTTAGAATAACAGGCTTAGATGGCAACAAATTAGTTGTAATGAAAGAAAGTTTTGAAAAGATAGAGGAGGAAAAATAA